A section of the Alkalihalobacillus sp. LMS39 genome encodes:
- a CDS encoding response regulator codes for MNKSILIVDDEPLTLQGIKKTLESWSNGKYEIIAASNATMAMEWIDKKKVHLLITDICMPEITGLHMLKLLKQKGLFPVTLIVCAHSDFSYAQEAIELGVINYLLKPISKQKLVEEVEKALQVEEKNEKLTIIEKVMDAQLLHLKLNDQSEKPVSKAMHYVNANVNKPFNLKDVAQHVHLNPSYFSALFKEQTNLTFSEYVTRIRIQKAKNLLLTSDLSIEEVAEAVGYSSAKYLIKIFREYEGVTPSKYKRK; via the coding sequence ATGAATAAATCAATCTTAATCGTTGATGATGAACCGCTCACTCTACAAGGAATAAAAAAAACACTAGAGTCATGGTCTAATGGAAAGTATGAAATCATTGCTGCATCGAACGCAACAATGGCGATGGAATGGATTGATAAAAAAAAGGTCCACTTACTAATTACTGATATATGTATGCCAGAAATTACTGGATTACATATGTTAAAGCTACTGAAACAAAAAGGCTTGTTTCCTGTTACATTAATCGTTTGTGCTCACTCTGACTTTTCGTATGCGCAAGAGGCGATTGAACTTGGAGTTATTAACTATTTACTAAAGCCCATTTCAAAACAAAAATTAGTAGAGGAAGTAGAGAAGGCATTACAAGTTGAAGAAAAAAATGAAAAATTAACGATTATTGAAAAAGTGATGGATGCACAATTACTTCACTTAAAATTAAATGATCAATCGGAAAAGCCTGTTAGCAAGGCTATGCACTATGTAAATGCAAATGTGAATAAACCGTTTAACTTAAAAGATGTAGCTCAACATGTTCATTTAAATCCGAGTTATTTTAGTGCTCTTTTTAAAGAGCAAACAAATCTAACCTTTAGTGAGTATGTAACGAGGATACGAATACAAAAAGCCAAAAATCTATTGTTAACTTCGGATTTATCGATAGAAGAGGTGGCAGAAGCAGTAGGATATAGCTCAGCTAAATATTTGATAAAAATCTTTCGTGAATATGAAGGTGTGACTCCTAGCAAATACAAACGAAAATAA
- a CDS encoding sensor histidine kinase — protein sequence MKIRRKYNNLRNQILVVYLVAMVIVLMFVSLTTYSIVSELIKDKAEKQIQQTALQATGRIDSLYQQLKTVSIQAATDSKVQQILFNHTKGEMPSFNEKQSLMNIVNNIQSYTSGVTSIEVYTNDYKKLIPLDDVQLTNRIDEHWIEEAERAKGGLVWIGNDPNLPNHFLAIRQVRLINESFKDGGYLLMQIDPHYFAIHNERKSNKDEFMILRDKNERPITSSYPGDIDVIFSYEGSIIPLHENDYIKVRQMSSETGWELVILTPIDALLEGVSDLRTATFISGVFGFFLFLVISYFLSTMITRPIFKLTRAMKKRRKGELLLNLEHSSTLEINELNRTYNQMVEEINHLIQVVYEKEIIRSRTELKALQSQINPHFLYNTLNAIYWSLDAKGDQKLAELIITMSDLFRYTIDSDMENEWVTLQEEISHIEKYMEIMNFRLDCFTWDIHIPNVYETVKIPKLLIQPLIENAIIHGVANKVGKGKITMNVQKSKDANTLRFIVTDDGKGMEQSKVEEINKHMSSGITMDSSGSGIGLSNVYKRLKLYYTDVEIQPLIISSEKNKGTCCSFELPLNGGVGDE from the coding sequence GTGAAAATACGGAGAAAATACAACAATCTTCGTAATCAAATCCTTGTCGTATATTTAGTAGCCATGGTCATCGTTTTAATGTTTGTTAGTTTGACGACGTATAGCATTGTGTCTGAGCTAATAAAAGATAAAGCCGAAAAACAAATTCAACAAACAGCATTACAAGCCACAGGTCGTATTGACTCATTATATCAGCAACTAAAAACTGTAAGCATCCAAGCTGCGACAGATTCAAAGGTTCAACAAATTCTCTTCAATCATACTAAAGGAGAAATGCCTAGTTTTAATGAAAAGCAATCACTAATGAATATAGTGAATAATATTCAATCTTATACAAGTGGAGTTACTTCAATCGAAGTGTATACAAATGATTATAAAAAGCTCATCCCTCTAGATGATGTTCAATTAACAAACCGAATCGATGAGCATTGGATAGAAGAAGCTGAACGTGCAAAAGGAGGGCTTGTTTGGATCGGAAACGATCCGAATCTACCTAATCATTTTTTAGCTATCCGGCAGGTTCGATTAATTAATGAATCTTTTAAAGATGGTGGTTATTTACTAATGCAAATTGACCCTCATTATTTTGCGATACATAATGAGAGAAAATCGAATAAAGATGAATTTATGATTTTGCGAGATAAAAATGAACGTCCGATTACTTCTAGTTATCCTGGTGATATTGATGTTATTTTTTCGTATGAAGGTTCAATTATCCCTTTACATGAAAACGATTATATAAAAGTAAGACAAATGTCTAGTGAAACTGGTTGGGAGTTAGTTATATTAACTCCTATTGACGCCCTGTTAGAAGGGGTGTCTGATTTGCGTACAGCCACATTTATATCAGGAGTGTTTGGTTTTTTCTTATTTCTCGTTATTTCTTATTTTTTGTCTACCATGATTACTCGTCCCATTTTTAAACTAACAAGAGCAATGAAAAAGAGAAGAAAAGGAGAGCTGTTACTAAATTTAGAGCACTCTTCAACGTTAGAGATTAATGAATTAAATAGGACTTATAATCAAATGGTTGAGGAGATTAATCATTTAATTCAAGTTGTTTATGAAAAAGAAATTATTCGTAGCCGTACAGAATTAAAAGCTCTCCAATCCCAAATTAACCCTCATTTTCTTTATAACACGTTAAACGCAATATATTGGTCTTTAGATGCTAAAGGCGATCAAAAACTAGCAGAATTAATTATCACAATGTCTGATTTATTTCGGTATACAATTGACAGTGATATGGAAAATGAGTGGGTTACATTACAAGAAGAAATCTCTCATATTGAAAAATATATGGAAATTATGAACTTTAGATTAGATTGCTTTACATGGGATATTCATATTCCAAATGTGTATGAAACTGTGAAAATTCCAAAGCTATTAATTCAACCTCTTATTGAAAATGCGATTATTCATGGGGTAGCCAACAAGGTTGGAAAAGGGAAGATCACAATGAATGTCCAGAAATCCAAGGATGCAAACACATTACGATTTATTGTTACAGATGATGGTAAAGGAATGGAACAATCGAAAGTAGAGGAAATCAATAAACATATGAGTTCGGGCATTACTATGGATTCAAGTGGAAGTGGTATTGGTCTTTCCAATGTTTATAAACGCTTGAAACTTTATTATACAGACGTAGAGATACAACCGCTTATCATTTCTAGTGAGAAAAATAAAGGGACTTGTTGTAGTTTTGAATTACCGCTAAACGGAGGTGTTGGTGATGAATAA